Proteins from a single region of Planktothrix tepida PCC 9214:
- a CDS encoding DUF1822 family protein has product MNSPLTIPLTLKDRDLAQRFKNQQPNSQKADQVYSQTLAVLAVNYYCQWLGIETDLDSDDSWNPIVKLLSNSADLTLKNIGKIECLPLLPGDKRVKVPAEALADRIGYIVVQLSDDFRQGNLLGFVPSVSSGELKIEELRSLLEWIDYLESLKEKPILSHWLQGIFTASWEAVEQIESLLESLQEQPAFNFRHRLTHSSLSPKIERAKLFNLERQGEQVALFVGLNTVSSSEIDISVQLYPQISQTYLPQDLQMMILDETGKSVMQSEAGGSENLQFNFRGERGEHFSIKIVLGDVSIIQGFVV; this is encoded by the coding sequence ATGAATTCTCCCTTAACCATTCCCTTAACTCTTAAAGACCGTGATCTTGCTCAACGCTTTAAAAATCAGCAACCCAACTCTCAAAAAGCTGACCAAGTATATTCTCAAACCTTAGCCGTTTTAGCGGTAAATTATTACTGTCAATGGCTAGGAATCGAAACTGATTTAGATTCCGATGACAGTTGGAATCCGATTGTTAAACTTTTATCTAATTCTGCCGATTTAACTCTAAAAAACATCGGAAAAATAGAATGTTTACCCCTATTACCCGGAGATAAACGTGTTAAAGTTCCTGCTGAAGCTTTAGCCGATAGAATTGGATATATTGTTGTGCAACTCAGTGATGATTTTCGACAAGGAAATTTATTAGGATTTGTACCGTCTGTTTCCTCTGGAGAGTTGAAAATAGAAGAATTGCGATCGCTTTTAGAATGGATTGATTATCTGGAGAGTTTAAAGGAAAAACCGATTTTAAGCCATTGGTTACAAGGAATCTTTACTGCGAGTTGGGAAGCGGTAGAACAGATTGAATCTCTGCTAGAATCTCTACAAGAACAACCCGCCTTTAACTTCAGACATCGTTTAACCCATTCATCTCTTTCCCCCAAAATTGAACGTGCTAAATTATTTAACTTAGAACGCCAAGGAGAGCAAGTTGCCTTATTTGTCGGTTTAAATACTGTTAGTTCCTCCGAAATCGATATTTCTGTACAATTATATCCCCAAATTTCTCAAACTTATTTACCCCAAGATTTGCAAATGATGATTCTCGATGAAACAGGAAAAAGCGTCATGCAATCGGAAGCAGGAGGAAGTGAAAACCTACAGTTTAACTTCCGAGGAGAACGGGGAGAACACTTTAGTATTAAGATTGTTTTAGGAGATGTGAGTATTATTCAAGGTTTCGTGGTTTAA